The following coding sequences lie in one Candidatus Methanomethylicota archaeon genomic window:
- a CDS encoding DNA primase large subunit PriL: protein MSLSREDLAKYPFCREAREYISSLGFTIDEVFHPDFSTILDRAFERIESAIRVGRVETKLVDLDLEIFSFNIAPIILSVIGDNALSMRYAVAEAKRVYEELRVDEDYKLQLISVNSFNWRVKLIRPSAFQIFFADFLQFSPVFEAFNWKLVNRSVVGGWVYVSRGELARLISERVKSEIFNKSSQPMPSITVPSNVLDRIEGLRKIFSSYRKVLEAEEVKGPVVESAMPPCIRSLMNGLLKGESMPHMARFTLATFLLNVGRSVDDVIKLFTASADYDEKMTRYQVEHIAGLRGSRTKYSTPKCSTLKTFGLCFPDDFCISKRVKHPMTYYKLKVKGSGVRDVEKGRSN, encoded by the coding sequence ATGTCTCTTTCCCGTGAAGATTTAGCGAAGTACCCCTTTTGTAGGGAGGCTAGGGAGTATATTTCCAGTTTAGGTTTCACCATAGATGAGGTTTTCCATCCAGACTTCTCAACAATCCTTGATAGGGCTTTTGAGAGGATTGAGAGTGCAATTAGGGTTGGGAGGGTTGAAACGAAGCTTGTGGATCTTGATTTGGAGATATTCTCCTTCAATATTGCTCCAATAATATTGTCTGTTATTGGGGATAATGCTTTATCCATGAGGTATGCTGTTGCTGAAGCTAAGAGGGTTTATGAGGAGCTTAGGGTTGATGAGGATTATAAGCTTCAATTAATCTCTGTGAATAGCTTCAATTGGAGGGTTAAGCTTATTCGTCCAAGTGCATTTCAAATATTCTTTGCAGATTTCCTCCAATTCTCCCCAGTTTTTGAGGCTTTCAATTGGAAGCTTGTTAATAGGAGTGTTGTTGGCGGATGGGTTTATGTGAGTAGGGGGGAGCTTGCTAGGCTTATTTCTGAGAGGGTTAAGAGTGAGATATTTAATAAGTCTAGTCAGCCCATGCCAAGTATAACTGTGCCTAGTAATGTTTTGGATAGGATTGAGGGGTTGAGGAAGATCTTCTCCAGTTATAGGAAGGTTCTTGAGGCTGAGGAGGTTAAGGGTCCCGTGGTTGAATCTGCAATGCCTCCATGTATACGTAGTTTGATGAATGGGCTTTTGAAGGGGGAGTCCATGCCCCATATGGCTAGATTTACATTGGCAACATTCCTACTTAATGTTGGTAGGAGCGTTGATGATGTGATTAAATTGTTCACTGCTTCAGCAGATTATGATGAGAAAATGACTAGGTATCAAGTTGAGCATATTGCTGGTTTGAGGGGTTCTAGAACCAAATACTCCACTCCCAAATGTAGTACCCTTAAAACTTTTGGGTTATGCTTCCCAGATGATTTCTGCATTTCCAAGAGGGTTAAGCATCCAATGACCTATTATAAATTGAAGGTTAAGGGTTCTGGTGTTAGAGATGTTGAGAAGGGAAGATCTAATTAG
- a CDS encoding METTL5 family protein: MKSLSRLRHLAMILENVKPHPNPKVYFEQYSLRGDDAARILWFAGVVNDDILGKRVLDAGCGTGVLGLGAVLLGAEMVLGVDLDDEALKVALDNAKSLGLYFGICFVRADISHLPLAKRLDTIIQNPPFGVHRRGADRIFLEAAIGSAKVVYSLHKYTPSNHAFLSNFISKLGGRLSSHLRFTITIPHTFNFHREVKRKVNVILYRILCV; encoded by the coding sequence ATGAAGAGTTTGAGTAGGCTTAGGCATCTTGCAATGATACTTGAGAATGTTAAGCCACATCCAAATCCAAAGGTTTATTTCGAGCAGTATAGTCTTCGCGGTGATGATGCTGCTAGGATACTTTGGTTTGCTGGGGTTGTTAATGATGATATTCTTGGTAAGAGGGTTTTGGATGCTGGTTGTGGTACTGGGGTTTTGGGTCTTGGTGCTGTGCTACTTGGAGCTGAAATGGTTTTAGGGGTTGATTTGGATGATGAGGCTTTGAAGGTTGCTTTGGATAATGCTAAGTCTCTTGGCTTATATTTTGGTATATGCTTTGTTCGGGCAGACATTTCCCATCTACCATTGGCTAAACGTTTAGACACTATAATTCAGAATCCTCCCTTCGGGGTTCATAGGAGGGGGGCTGATAGAATTTTCCTTGAAGCTGCCATTGGAAGTGCGAAGGTTGTTTACTCGCTTCACAAGTATACCCCAAGTAATCATGCTTTCCTCTCCAATTTCATTTCAAAGCTTGGTGGTAGATTGTCTAGTCACCTTAGATTCACCATAACAATACCTCACACCTTCAATTTCCATAGGGAGGTTAAACGTAAGGTTAATGTTATCCTTTATAGGATACTATGTGTGTGA
- the pcn gene encoding proliferating cell nuclear antigen (pcna) → MFRFSLSEIKVWRSVIDAISEIIDEANFVATPSGLSLRAMDPSHVAMVEVELPKSFFDEYNCEGNINIGVNLDEFRKILKRGSAKDKMSLEVTSDRKLKITFSNKAERNFSIPLLDIAGEEIASPSLEFNVHSRLASEVFEDAIKDASLISDYVKISAEGDVLKISASGERGDVEVKLSEASGSLIELNVKEPSSSTYSLNYLEDLVKASRASEILVLEFSTDMPLKLSFELPNEGRITYYLAPRVE, encoded by the coding sequence ATGTTTAGGTTTTCATTATCGGAGATAAAGGTTTGGAGGAGCGTTATTGACGCCATATCTGAGATTATTGATGAAGCAAACTTTGTGGCCACTCCAAGTGGCTTATCCCTTAGAGCTATGGATCCATCCCATGTGGCTATGGTGGAAGTTGAGCTTCCCAAATCCTTCTTCGACGAGTACAATTGTGAGGGGAACATTAACATTGGGGTCAATTTGGATGAGTTTAGGAAGATTCTTAAGAGGGGGTCTGCCAAGGATAAGATGTCCCTTGAAGTTACTAGTGATAGGAAGTTGAAGATAACCTTCAGTAATAAGGCTGAGAGGAATTTCAGCATCCCCCTCCTCGACATTGCTGGTGAGGAGATAGCGTCACCATCCCTTGAATTCAATGTTCATAGTAGGCTTGCCTCAGAGGTTTTTGAAGATGCAATTAAGGATGCCAGTTTAATAAGTGATTATGTTAAGATATCTGCTGAGGGTGACGTTTTGAAGATTTCAGCTTCGGGGGAGAGGGGGGATGTGGAGGTTAAGTTGAGTGAAGCTTCAGGGTCTCTTATAGAGTTAAATGTTAAGGAGCCTTCCAGTAGCACTTATAGCTTGAATTACTTGGAGGATCTCGTTAAGGCTTCCAGGGCCAGTGAAATTCTCGTTTTAGAGTTCTCCACTGATATGCCTCTAAAGCTTAGCTTTGAGCTTCCCAATGAGGGTAGGATAACATATTACCTTGCACCTAGAGTTGAATGA
- a CDS encoding DNA-directed RNA polymerase subunit L, translating to MEVKVLRRGDDFIELEIRGEGHTFLNALCQKLYEDPSVVFASYNIPHPLEDRALLIVRVSSKSPVEVLKDATMRLKEDALKFRSAFESAFKKFTSGR from the coding sequence TTGGAAGTTAAGGTTTTGAGGAGGGGGGATGACTTCATAGAGCTTGAAATTAGGGGGGAGGGTCACACATTCCTAAATGCATTGTGTCAAAAGCTTTATGAGGATCCATCCGTGGTTTTTGCCTCATATAATATTCCACATCCACTTGAAGATAGAGCTCTCTTAATAGTGAGGGTTTCCTCAAAATCTCCAGTTGAAGTTTTGAAGGATGCTACGATGAGGCTTAAGGAGGATGCATTGAAGTTTAGATCTGCCTTTGAATCTGCCTTTAAAAAATTTACTTCTGGGAGATGA
- a CDS encoding exosome complex RNA-binding protein Csl4 gives MISSGSIVFPGDFLGVIEEFIAGDGVKEVDGSLIAVRFGRLRIDERERRISVESKRSLILPVAGDVGLGYVFDVGFESAGIKVGYVEGRGVLRTPVTAYLRLPYASSDVKYNSMYDVVREGDIVRAVFLNSWIPYNVSIRDSDLGVLFARCPYCISPLYLRNGRLVCSKCNFHSSRKFASGYLLKM, from the coding sequence TTGATTTCCAGTGGGAGCATAGTTTTCCCCGGTGATTTCCTTGGTGTGATAGAGGAGTTTATAGCTGGAGATGGGGTTAAGGAGGTTGATGGATCCCTGATAGCAGTTAGGTTTGGGCGTTTGAGGATCGATGAACGTGAAAGGAGGATTAGCGTTGAATCTAAGAGGAGTTTAATTTTACCTGTGGCTGGGGATGTGGGTTTAGGGTATGTTTTCGATGTGGGTTTTGAGTCTGCTGGGATAAAGGTTGGTTATGTGGAGGGGAGGGGGGTTTTAAGGACTCCTGTAACTGCATACCTAAGACTCCCATATGCATCCAGTGATGTTAAATATAATTCAATGTATGATGTTGTTAGGGAGGGGGATATTGTTAGGGCTGTATTTTTAAATTCATGGATCCCCTACAATGTTTCCATTAGGGATAGTGATCTAGGCGTCCTCTTCGCCAGATGTCCATACTGCATTTCACCACTATACCTTAGGAATGGGCGTCTCGTATGCTCTAAATGCAATTTTCATAGTTCTAGGAAATTTGCTTCAGGATATCTTTTAAAGATGTAG
- the dph2 gene encoding diphthamide biosynthesis enzyme Dph2 yields MDVFMYDFNLDYVVSNSMVKSARRILIQFPDGLKGYALKVADEISSRVAAEVIVSMDPCYGGCDLAIDDARRLGADLIIHFGHTDFIGYSEIPVIYVPVYFRSSLRDLARKFVEIWGSRGAVGLLSTIQHIENLSEVVDVLSSSGVPVHVGLKCGKLRFNGQVLGCEVCGAVGVADLVEGFLVISGGDFHGLGVALSTGKTTYVMDPFRGEIRCLDSLVMRVLSVRWNNIVRARDSKVFGVMIGVKPGQCKLGLALKVKGMIESSGRRCYLFSVRDFSADLTLPFRDVDVFVSAACPRIAIEEAEAYGKPILTPYEVKIALSGSMNPDDMRGILNEEFE; encoded by the coding sequence TTGGATGTTTTCATGTATGATTTCAATTTGGATTATGTTGTCTCGAATAGTATGGTTAAATCTGCCCGTAGGATTCTAATTCAATTTCCAGATGGGCTTAAGGGTTACGCCTTGAAGGTTGCTGATGAAATTTCGAGTCGTGTAGCTGCTGAGGTTATAGTCTCAATGGATCCATGTTATGGTGGTTGTGATTTGGCCATTGATGATGCTAGGAGGCTTGGAGCTGACTTAATAATACATTTCGGTCATACTGATTTCATTGGGTATAGTGAGATTCCAGTCATATATGTCCCCGTATATTTTAGATCTTCCTTGAGGGATTTGGCTAGGAAGTTTGTTGAGATTTGGGGTTCTAGGGGGGCTGTTGGATTGCTCTCCACAATTCAACATATTGAGAATTTGAGTGAAGTTGTGGATGTATTGTCTTCTAGTGGTGTGCCAGTACATGTTGGTTTGAAGTGTGGTAAGTTGAGGTTTAATGGTCAAGTTTTGGGTTGTGAAGTTTGTGGCGCTGTGGGGGTAGCTGACTTGGTTGAGGGGTTCCTAGTGATTTCCGGTGGCGATTTCCATGGTTTGGGTGTAGCGTTATCCACTGGGAAGACAACTTATGTTATGGATCCATTTAGGGGTGAGATTAGGTGTTTGGATAGCCTTGTTATGAGGGTTTTAAGTGTTAGGTGGAATAATATTGTTAGGGCTAGGGATTCTAAAGTCTTTGGGGTTATGATAGGTGTTAAGCCTGGGCAGTGTAAGCTGGGTTTGGCTTTGAAGGTTAAGGGGATGATTGAGTCTAGTGGTAGGAGGTGCTACCTCTTCTCAGTTAGGGATTTCTCAGCCGATTTAACTCTACCCTTTAGGGATGTTGATGTCTTTGTTTCAGCTGCATGTCCAAGGATTGCCATTGAGGAGGCTGAAGCCTATGGTAAGCCAATATTAACTCCATATGAGGTTAAGATTGCATTGAGTGGCTCCATGAATCCAGATGATATGAGGGGTATTTTGAATGAAGAGTTTGAGTAG
- a CDS encoding transcription factor S: MEFCENCGALMRPKRVDGKIVLVCSSCGFVKEPSNSTMKITEKRERDVKSEIAVVDSEVAAKTMPKVKAVCPRCGNNEAYWWMVQTRRGDEAPTRFYRCTKCNYTWREYE; this comes from the coding sequence ATGGAATTCTGTGAGAATTGTGGAGCTTTGATGCGTCCTAAGAGGGTTGATGGTAAGATTGTCCTAGTATGCTCTTCATGCGGCTTCGTTAAGGAGCCTTCCAATTCAACTATGAAGATTACTGAGAAGAGGGAGAGGGATGTGAAGAGTGAAATAGCGGTTGTGGATTCTGAGGTGGCTGCAAAGACTATGCCTAAGGTTAAGGCTGTATGCCCTAGATGTGGGAATAATGAGGCATATTGGTGGATGGTTCAAACTAGGAGGGGGGATGAGGCTCCCACAAGATTCTATAGGTGCACTAAATGCAATTATACTTGGAGAGAATATGAATAG